From one Salmo salar chromosome ssa09, Ssal_v3.1, whole genome shotgun sequence genomic stretch:
- the LOC106611427 gene encoding adhesive plaque matrix protein has protein sequence MAIIDLSLPLLAIIDPSLPPLANIDPSLPLLAIIDLSLPPLAIIDPSLPPLAIIDSSLPLLAIIDPSLPPLAIIDLSLPPMAIIDLSLPLLAIIDLSVPPLAIIDPSLPPLAIIDPSLPLLAIIDLSLPLLAIIDLSLPLLAIIDLSLPLLVIIDPNLPPLAIIDPSLPLLAIIDLSLPLLAIIDLSLPLLVIIDPNLPPLAIIDPSLPPLAIIDPSLPPLAIIDPSLPPMAIIDPSLPLLAIIDPSLPLLAIIDPSLPLLAIIDPSLPLLAIIDPSLPPMAIIDPSLPPLAIIDPNLPLLAIIDLSLPPMAIIDPNLPPLAIIDPNLPPLAIIDLSLPLMAIIDLSLHLMAIIDLSLPLMAIIDLSLPPMAIIDPSLPPMAIIDPSLPPMAIIDPSLPPMAIIDPSLPPMAIIDPSLPLLAIIDLSLPPMAIIDPSLSDDHFIVLLSYLVFHQRPIHAFPTI, from the coding sequence ATGGCTATCATAGACCTGAGTCTTCCCCTTCTAGCTATCATAGACCCGAGTCTTCCCCCTCTAGCTAACATAGACCCAAGTCTTCCCCTTCTAGCTATCATAGACCTGAGTCTCCCACCTCTAGCTATCATAGACCCGAGTCTTCCCCCTCTAGCTATCATAGACTCAAGTCTTCCCCTTCTAGCTATCATAGACCCGAGTCTTCCCCCTCTAGCTATCATAGACCTGAGTCTTCCCCCTATGGCTATCATAGACCTGAGTCTTCCCCTTCTAGCTATCATAGACCTGAGTGTTCCCCCTCTAGCTATCATAGACCCAAGTCTCCCACCTCTAGCTATCATAGACCCGAGTCTTCCCCTTCTAGCTATCATAGACCTGAGTCTTCCCCTTCTAGCTATCATAGACCTGAGTCTTCCCCTTCTAGCTATCATAGACCTGAGTCTTCCCCTTCTAGTTATCATAGACCCGAATCTTCCCCCTCTAGCTATCATAGACCCAAGTCTTCCCCTTCTAGCTATCATAGACCTGAGTCTTCCCCTTCTAGCTATCATAGACCTGAGTCTTCCCCTTCTAGTTATCATAGACCCGAATCTTCCCCCTCTAGCTATCATAGACCCAAGTCTTCCCCCTCTAGCTATCATAGACCCAAGTCTTCCCCCTCTAGCTATCATAGACCCAAGTCTTCCCCCTATGGCTATCATAGACCCAAGTCTTCCCCTTCTAGCTATCATAGACCCAAGTCTTCCCCTTCTAGCTATCATAGACCCAAGTCTTCCCCTTCTAGCTATCATAGACCCGAGTCTTCCCCTTCTAGCTATCATAGACCCAAGTCTTCCCCCTATGGCTATCATAGACCCAAGTCTTCCCCCTCTAGCTATCATAGACCCAAATCTTCCCCTTCTAGCTATCATAGACCTGAGTCTTCCCCCTATGGCTATCATAGACCCAAATCTTCCCCCTCTAGCTATCATTGACCCAAATCTTCCCCCTCTAGCTATCATAGACCTGAGTCTTCCCCTTATGGCTATCATAGACCTGAGTCTTCACCTTATGGCTATCATAGACCTGAGTCTTCCCCTTATGGCTATCATAGACCTGAGTCTTCCCCCTATGGCTATCATAGACCCGAGTCTTCCCCCTATGGCTATCATAGACCCGAGTCTTCCCCCTATGGCTATCATAGACCCGAGTCTTCCCCCTATGGCTATCATAGACCCGAGTCTTCCCCCTATGGCTATCATAGACCCGAGTCTTCCCCTTCTAGCTATCATAGACCTGAGTCTTCCCCCTATGGCTATCATAGACCCAAGTCTGAGTGATGACCACTTTATAGTACTACTGTCTTATTTGGTCTTTCATCAGAGACCAATACATGCTTTCCCTACAATTTGA